One Electrophorus electricus isolate fEleEle1 chromosome 10, fEleEle1.pri, whole genome shotgun sequence genomic region harbors:
- the colq gene encoding acetylcholinesterase collagenic tail peptide: MFLLTLGLYLPLLLRHASPQSLMGKMFPFPTDMEALAPRKKFEPCCMLTPPPPPLFPPPRSPWRRPLRDVSNEYEKENTEEANHKPTDPTCSVGPPGPAGPVGPQGPPGLPGPKGPKGEKGEIGRPGQKGRTGPPGLPGRQGPNGWAGPSGPKGEKGDPGLMGMPGARGPAGPKGLPGYKGEKGSRGDRGEAGPKGEKGTMGLPGMLGQKGEMGPKGEPGIAGNRGPTGRPGKRGKQGLKGDTGLTGPMGPVGLQGPPGHPGPPGLPASGLYVIGPKGEKGQQGSPGRCSCGSNMNIDSAAFDKNAYRSQYPRVPAIFVVNNEQELDHLHTANALAFRKDQRTLYFKDTEGWLPIQLMPFQSMEHAPDPDGFCGDGVVQVENSEECDDGNRVVTDGCIKCRHAHCGDGYRHEGAEECDGKDFGYQTCKSYLPGSYGHLKCTSDCYIDSTNCKYFT, translated from the exons ATGGAGGCACTGGCGCCCAGAAAGAAATTCGAGCCGTGCTGTATGCTGActccacccccgccccccttGTTTCCCCCGCCCCGCTCACCGTGGCGCAGGCCTCTG AGGGATGTTAGCAATGAATAtgagaaagagaacacagaggAAGCCAATCACAAGCCGACAGACCCTACCTGCTCTGTGGGGCCGCCCGGACCAGCTGGCCCTGTGGGACCTCAG GGTCCTCCTGGACTGCCAGGACCAAAGGGACCAAAGGGTGAAAAG GGAGAAATTGGGAGACCTGGACAGAAG GGACGCACAGGGCCGCCTGGTCTCCCAGGGCGTCAGGGACCAAATGGGTGGGCAGGACCAAGTGGGCCCAAG GGGGAGAAAGGTGACCCTGGACTGATGGGAATGCCCGGAGCACGAGGACCAGCTGGACCCAAG GGACTGCCTGGATATAAAGGTGAAAAG GGCTCACGAGGTGATAGAGGTGAAGCTGGCCCAAAGGGTGAGAAG GGCACAATGGGTCTGCCAGGAATGCTTGGCCAAAAG GGTGAAATGGGACCAAAAGGAGAGCCTGGAATTGCTGGAAACAGGGGCCCCACGGGCCGACCAGGAAAAAGAGGCAAACAG GGGCTCAAGGGAGATACTGGTCTAACAGGACCAATGGGACCTGTAGGCCTTCAGGGGCCCCCTGGTCATCCAGGTCCCCCGGGCCTGCCTGCCTCAG GGCTGTATGTGATAGGGCCCAAAGGAGAGAAAGGCCAGCAAGGCAGCCCAGGTCGCTGTAGCTGCGGCTCCAACATGAACATTGACAGCGCCGCCTTTGACAAGAACGCATACAGAAGCCAATATCCCAGAGTGCCTGCC ATTTTTGTGGTGAATAACGAACAGGAATTGGACCATCTCCACACTGCTAATGCCCTGGCTTTCCGCAAGGACCAGAGGACCCTCTACTTCAAGGACACAGAAGGCTGGCTGCCAATTCAG CTAATGCCATTCCAATCCATGGAGCATGCTCCCGACCCGGATGGGTTCTGTGGGGATGGCGTCGTGCAGGTTGAGAACAGCGAGGAGTGCGACGACGGAAACCGTGTGGTCACGGACGGCTGCATCA agTGCAGACACGCACACTGCGGAGACGGCTATCGCCACGAGGGAGCTGAGGAGTGCGATGGCAAAGATTTTGGCTATCAGACCTGCAAATCCTACCTTCCTGG ATCTTATGGGCATCTCAAATGCACCAGCGACTGCTACATTGACTCCACAAACTGCAAGTATTTCACAtga